The proteins below are encoded in one region of Candidatus Polarisedimenticolaceae bacterium:
- a CDS encoding GNAT family N-acetyltransferase produces the protein LEARRQGGDPVAIVGYADGVQVFLPLILRRFPLDAGSSRVILDATSPYGYCPPIVSAGAASSREAGARAITAAIEGLKSLGACCAFIRMHPLLPTPPWALESCGTLVTHGPTVYIDLRLSDEEIRRQTRPSDRANLRRLVGDGFVARVDEGWTRFDDFLRIYRETMARVGASPDYYFEDRYFQDLRVALGTSLSLIVVEKGDDAAAAGLFTETCGIVQFHLSGTDEAFREDAPSRLMLDFATKWAKDRGNRWFHLGGGLGGRTDSLFGFKAGFSKLRGNFSTWRIVTSPETYADAVRAWRTRYGAAAEPGDAYFPAYRSPAPAVTDSTDSRRRVDR, from the coding sequence GTTGGAGGCCCGCCGCCAGGGCGGTGACCCCGTGGCGATCGTGGGATACGCCGACGGCGTGCAGGTGTTCCTGCCCCTGATCCTCAGGCGATTCCCGCTCGACGCGGGATCGTCGCGTGTGATCCTCGACGCGACGTCGCCGTACGGTTACTGCCCGCCGATCGTCTCGGCGGGAGCGGCGTCGTCCCGCGAAGCCGGCGCGCGGGCGATCACCGCGGCGATCGAAGGGTTGAAAAGCTTGGGTGCCTGCTGTGCGTTCATCCGAATGCATCCGCTGTTGCCGACCCCCCCTTGGGCGCTCGAGTCCTGCGGGACGCTCGTCACGCACGGGCCCACGGTCTACATCGACCTCCGGCTCAGCGACGAGGAGATTCGGCGACAGACGCGTCCGAGCGACCGTGCGAACCTCCGTCGGCTGGTGGGTGATGGCTTTGTCGCGAGAGTCGACGAAGGATGGACGCGGTTCGACGACTTCCTGCGAATCTACCGGGAGACCATGGCCCGCGTCGGAGCGAGTCCCGACTACTATTTCGAGGATCGCTACTTCCAGGACCTCAGGGTTGCCCTCGGCACGTCGCTGAGCCTCATCGTGGTCGAGAAGGGCGACGACGCCGCGGCGGCGGGTCTCTTCACCGAAACCTGCGGCATCGTCCAGTTCCACCTGTCGGGGACGGACGAAGCCTTCCGGGAGGATGCCCCGAGTCGCCTCATGCTGGACTTCGCCACGAAGTGGGCGAAAGACCGGGGCAATCGGTGGTTCCACCTCGGCGGCGGATTGGGGGGAAGGACCGACTCCCTCTTCGGTTTCAAGGCGGGATTCTCCAAGCTCCGAGGCAACTTCTCGACCTGGAGAATCGTCACGTCCCCGGAAACCTACGCGGATGCGGTCCGCGCCTGGCGGACCCGTTACGGCGCCGCCGCGGAACCCGGCGACGCCTACTTCCCTGCCTACCGGAGTCCGGCACCGGCCGTCACGGACTCGACGGATTCCCGTCGGCGCGTCGACCGCTGA